From a single Bremerella alba genomic region:
- a CDS encoding DUF1559 domain-containing protein — protein sequence MRTQSWISRRGFTLVELLVVIAIIGVLIALLLPAVQQAREAARRIECSANLKQLGLAMHNYHDVNNSLPIGYIGDTTGDGWVKGILPYIEQNAMYDLWNESQNYNTGTNESTICQTRIDVMSCPSDTEAQWYHDIPQYNYAVNLGNTSSMRVSPLNGVTFAAGPFHNENSASGTCKTYGLRDIVDGTSNTLMVMEVRQGLENTDLRGLTWWGPGSGATAHYGPNTTSPDALNGGFCKNNPQRGMPCQGYTAIADSTNPLIFSSRSQHPGGVQVSLGDGSTRFIAETVDIATWRGLGTMNQGEVISLP from the coding sequence ATGCGTACTCAATCTTGGATCTCGCGCCGAGGTTTTACCTTGGTCGAGCTGTTAGTGGTGATCGCCATTATCGGCGTACTGATTGCCTTACTCTTACCGGCTGTCCAACAAGCCCGGGAAGCCGCTCGCCGCATCGAATGCAGCGCCAACCTCAAACAGTTGGGTTTGGCCATGCACAACTATCACGATGTGAACAACTCGCTTCCCATCGGCTATATCGGCGACACCACCGGCGACGGCTGGGTGAAAGGAATTCTGCCGTATATCGAACAGAACGCCATGTACGATTTGTGGAATGAAAGTCAGAACTACAACACCGGCACGAATGAGTCGACCATTTGTCAGACACGTATCGACGTCATGAGTTGCCCGAGCGACACCGAAGCACAATGGTACCATGACATTCCGCAATACAATTACGCGGTCAACTTGGGCAACACATCTTCGATGCGGGTTTCGCCTCTTAACGGTGTGACCTTTGCGGCTGGGCCTTTTCACAATGAAAACAGCGCCAGTGGTACCTGTAAAACCTATGGCCTGCGAGACATTGTAGACGGAACAAGCAACACGCTGATGGTCATGGAAGTTCGCCAAGGGCTGGAAAACACCGACCTACGCGGACTCACTTGGTGGGGCCCTGGCTCCGGCGCCACAGCTCACTATGGTCCGAACACGACTTCGCCTGATGCACTCAATGGTGGCTTCTGCAAGAATAACCCCCAGCGCGGTATGCCTTGCCAAGGCTATACGGCAATTGCTGATTCTACGAATCCTCTGATCTTTTCCTCGCGCAGCCAACACCCCGGCGGTGTGCAGGTCTCGCTGGGCGATGGCTCGACTCGTTTCATTGCCGAAACCGTTGACATCGCCACCTGGCGAGGTCTGGGAACGATGAACCAAGGCGAAGTGATTTCCCTGCCATAA
- a CDS encoding carboxypeptidase regulatory-like domain-containing protein, giving the protein MPQQFFLTLGSRVRACRMLSIALSLFAFITLLGCESAVDTDGRQALSGNVSLNGAPIQDGSIRFEPVAGKTASGSTITDGQYTIPAAKGLKPGKYRVFINAVEPETEERSVDDLMNNPGPARKELIPAKYNTKSDVTVEITEAGPNEFDFPIDSK; this is encoded by the coding sequence ATGCCCCAACAATTTTTTCTCACTTTGGGTAGCCGCGTGCGCGCCTGCCGAATGCTATCGATTGCTCTTTCCCTTTTCGCTTTCATTACCCTTCTTGGCTGCGAGTCTGCGGTGGATACCGACGGACGCCAGGCACTCTCAGGCAACGTTTCTTTGAATGGTGCCCCGATCCAAGACGGTTCCATTAGATTCGAGCCCGTCGCAGGCAAAACGGCCAGTGGCTCTACGATTACCGACGGCCAATATACAATCCCCGCCGCTAAAGGCTTGAAGCCGGGTAAGTACCGCGTCTTTATCAATGCCGTCGAACCAGAAACCGAAGAACGTTCGGTAGATGACCTGATGAACAACCCAGGTCCTGCTCGGAAAGAATTGATTCCGGCAAAGTACAACACAAAAAGCGATGTGACGGTGGAAATCACCGAAGCAGGCCCGAACGAATTCGACTTTCCCATTGATAGTAAGTAG
- a CDS encoding S1C family serine protease, with amino-acid sequence MIQRILPSSNLSGSVAASFRKFLIVCGLILCLPLLANAQDKANPQTANPQIQRTAHFAEILTGDAPDDVADLRSMEQQIQGVSKKALAATVGVIVGPAQGSGVVVSEDGLILTAGHVIGAPNREVTIILNNGRRVKGVTLGMDRSIDSGAIQITTPGKYDYLPIRKSSGLREGEWVLVMGHAGGIVKDRLPALRLGRVLASSRDVIATDATLVGGDSGGPLLDIQGNVIGINSRIGNRITANLHVPSTRYLEDVDRLKKSEVWGRLGGTQPYLGVRCESDRQDVVVTRVTPGSPAATAGIEEGDEILRLNERNIGSFDDLKLMVNQYSPGDRIKVRIRRSSGSVITLEVELADRRKLERN; translated from the coding sequence ATGATACAACGGATCCTCCCCTCCTCTAATCTTTCCGGTAGCGTGGCAGCATCCTTCCGAAAATTCCTGATCGTTTGTGGTTTGATCTTGTGTTTGCCGTTATTGGCCAACGCCCAAGATAAGGCCAATCCCCAGACTGCTAATCCTCAGATTCAGCGGACGGCCCACTTTGCCGAGATCCTGACAGGGGACGCTCCGGACGATGTAGCTGATCTGCGTTCGATGGAACAGCAGATTCAAGGGGTCAGCAAAAAAGCATTGGCCGCGACGGTGGGTGTGATTGTCGGCCCGGCCCAGGGCTCTGGGGTGGTTGTCAGCGAAGACGGACTCATTCTGACGGCGGGCCATGTGATTGGTGCTCCGAACCGTGAAGTCACCATCATTTTGAATAACGGCCGCCGCGTGAAGGGTGTGACGTTGGGTATGGACCGCAGCATCGACTCGGGCGCCATCCAAATTACCACGCCTGGCAAATACGACTACTTACCCATTCGCAAGTCGAGCGGACTACGCGAAGGGGAATGGGTGTTGGTAATGGGGCATGCCGGCGGGATCGTGAAAGATCGTCTACCGGCGCTAAGACTGGGCCGCGTATTGGCTTCCAGCCGCGACGTGATTGCTACGGACGCCACCTTGGTGGGCGGCGACAGTGGCGGCCCCCTGCTTGATATTCAAGGCAACGTGATCGGAATCAACAGCCGCATCGGCAACCGCATTACGGCCAACTTACACGTTCCTTCCACACGCTACCTCGAAGATGTCGACCGACTGAAGAAGTCGGAAGTCTGGGGGCGACTTGGTGGAACGCAACCATATTTAGGTGTACGTTGTGAATCTGACCGACAGGATGTCGTTGTCACACGCGTCACCCCTGGTTCCCCGGCAGCAACTGCGGGAATCGAAGAAGGAGACGAAATCTTGCGACTCAACGAGCGCAATATCGGATCCTTCGATGACTTGAAACTGATGGTAAATCAGTACTCTCCGGGCGATCGCATTAAGGTACGGATACGGCGCAGCTCGGGCAGCGTAATTACTCTTGAAGTTGAACTTGCAGATCGTCGCAAGTTGGAGCGGAACTAG
- a CDS encoding PQQ-binding-like beta-propeller repeat protein — protein MSTSRLMLAVVLTSVVASSVVAQEWTRFRGPNGAGIAADANIPSAPTADDFNWKVKLPGIGHSSPTIWGNRVFLMSADPDTGLRYVQCLDAQTGETVWQKEFAAAPSHVHNKSSYASCSPAIDDVHVYVAWADDQHTELVALNHDGEPSWRVDLGPWVSQHGFGTSPMIYEDKVIISLMQLGDERKLRDRPIGNSRLIAFDRKTGERLWETKRDSDVAAYSVPCVYQMKDGKNVLIANSSAHGIAAHDPATGEQLWAEKVFNMRSVSSPVVAGELILGSSGSGGGGNTVSAVDPNGGQPKLAWRLSRQASYVPTPVTFGDQVFVWYDKGIVSCLDAKTGKVLGQKRIGGNYYGSPIRIGNRLFCISEEGVLMVVSADTSLEVLGETNLGEGSESTPSVSDGVMYLRTYSHLLSLGGK, from the coding sequence ATGTCGACAAGCCGCCTAATGCTCGCCGTTGTCTTGACGAGTGTCGTTGCTTCTTCCGTGGTCGCCCAAGAGTGGACCCGTTTTCGCGGACCCAACGGAGCCGGCATTGCGGCGGATGCGAACATCCCTTCTGCGCCAACTGCAGACGACTTCAACTGGAAAGTGAAACTGCCCGGCATTGGGCACTCGTCCCCAACGATCTGGGGCAATCGTGTCTTTTTAATGAGCGCCGACCCGGACACCGGGCTGCGGTACGTGCAGTGTCTCGACGCGCAGACAGGCGAGACCGTTTGGCAAAAAGAGTTCGCAGCCGCGCCCAGCCATGTGCATAATAAGTCGAGCTATGCATCGTGTAGCCCAGCCATAGACGACGTGCACGTCTATGTCGCTTGGGCCGACGACCAGCACACCGAGTTGGTCGCGCTGAACCACGACGGCGAACCTTCCTGGCGAGTCGACCTGGGGCCCTGGGTCAGCCAACACGGCTTCGGCACGTCCCCCATGATCTATGAGGACAAGGTCATCATCTCGTTGATGCAACTGGGAGACGAACGCAAGCTTCGCGATCGTCCGATCGGCAACAGCCGCCTGATTGCGTTCGATCGGAAGACGGGCGAGAGGCTGTGGGAAACTAAACGCGACAGCGACGTCGCGGCCTATTCGGTTCCTTGTGTCTATCAAATGAAAGATGGCAAGAACGTTTTAATCGCCAACAGCAGTGCCCATGGCATTGCCGCGCACGATCCGGCGACCGGCGAGCAACTATGGGCCGAAAAGGTCTTCAACATGCGAAGTGTTTCGTCACCGGTGGTCGCCGGCGAACTGATTCTCGGCTCCAGCGGTTCCGGCGGCGGAGGCAACACGGTCAGTGCCGTCGATCCCAACGGCGGCCAACCTAAACTAGCCTGGCGTCTTTCTCGTCAGGCCAGCTACGTCCCGACGCCGGTTACCTTTGGCGATCAAGTCTTTGTCTGGTACGACAAAGGCATCGTCAGTTGTCTGGATGCGAAGACCGGCAAAGTGCTCGGCCAGAAACGCATTGGCGGTAACTATTACGGCTCGCCAATTCGGATAGGCAATCGCTTGTTCTGCATTTCGGAAGAAGGGGTTCTGATGGTTGTCTCAGCCGATACCAGTCTAGAGGTTCTCGGCGAAACGAATCTCGGCGAAGGCAGTGAGTCGACTCCTTCAGTCTCCGATGGCGTAATGTATCTGCGGACCTATTCGCATTTGTTGTCGTTGGGCGGCAAGTAA
- a CDS encoding trypsin-like peptidase domain-containing protein: MPRFRLNSLLSLLVVAPMSLAMLAPTPVIGQVFESDGIAMRFMKRVHQRSSSEVLGAFNSVVRNTRRATVELKRGGERVAMGGIVDSSGLIVTKASLVNTYNDDMPLVAELANGDQYLTSEVAAIDKANDLALVRIDGHNLPVMEIATTNNLSLGSFLATAGLNEEPVAIGVYGLDPHKVEMKNAMLGVMLSREPGPAIVDVVVEKSAAATAGILAQDVIVSLNDLAIDSGTHLIETVRSFEPGDSLRVKLMRADEEVQLSLVLGEWVAGPNQARHEFQNHLGGELSTRRSGFPSVFQHDSYLQPEQCGGPIVNLDGQVVGLNIARAGRVATYAIPGTELSQSIAKMLSAAGATKNQGIVQSRLSAKPVISENDDSALAPGETRWIPRETSK; encoded by the coding sequence ATGCCCCGGTTTCGTTTGAATTCATTGCTGTCTCTATTGGTCGTGGCCCCGATGTCGTTGGCGATGCTTGCCCCGACACCGGTCATTGGCCAGGTCTTTGAAAGCGACGGCATCGCGATGCGTTTCATGAAACGCGTCCATCAGCGTAGTAGTAGCGAAGTCCTTGGGGCTTTCAATTCGGTGGTGCGCAATACACGTCGTGCAACGGTCGAACTCAAGCGTGGCGGCGAACGGGTTGCCATGGGTGGGATCGTCGACTCAAGCGGCTTGATTGTCACCAAGGCCAGCCTGGTGAACACCTACAACGACGATATGCCGCTAGTGGCTGAACTGGCCAACGGCGATCAATACCTGACCAGCGAGGTCGCCGCGATCGACAAAGCCAACGACCTGGCACTGGTTCGTATCGACGGACATAACCTTCCGGTAATGGAGATCGCCACGACGAACAACTTGTCGCTGGGCAGTTTTCTGGCGACCGCCGGCCTGAACGAAGAACCCGTCGCGATTGGCGTGTACGGTCTCGATCCGCATAAGGTCGAAATGAAGAATGCCATGCTCGGCGTGATGCTTTCGCGTGAACCTGGCCCGGCCATCGTCGATGTGGTTGTCGAAAAGAGTGCCGCCGCAACAGCTGGCATATTAGCCCAGGACGTCATTGTTTCGCTCAATGACCTGGCGATCGACTCTGGCACCCACTTGATCGAAACGGTCCGCAGTTTTGAGCCAGGCGATTCGCTTCGCGTGAAGTTGATGCGTGCCGACGAGGAAGTTCAACTCAGCCTTGTGCTTGGAGAATGGGTCGCTGGTCCGAACCAGGCTCGACACGAGTTCCAGAATCACCTTGGCGGCGAACTTAGCACGCGTCGCAGCGGCTTCCCTTCCGTCTTCCAGCACGATAGCTATCTTCAGCCAGAGCAGTGCGGCGGACCGATCGTGAACCTGGATGGTCAGGTAGTTGGTTTGAACATCGCTCGAGCAGGCCGCGTGGCCACCTACGCCATCCCAGGGACCGAACTGTCTCAGTCGATCGCCAAGATGCTGTCAGCGGCCGGTGCGACTAAGAATCAGGGAATTGTGCAGTCTCGCCTGAGCGCCAAGCCGGTGATTTCCGAAAATGACGATTCTGCCTTGGCCCCTGGCGAGACCCGCTGGATTCCTCGCGAGACGTCGAAGTAG
- a CDS encoding DUF4404 family protein, translating into MQDKLTELRETLVELQRELREVDQLDADTKSRLEGVMESINDALHREDTDALSHPSLRETIHERNSQLEDSSYPSLTRILNNLADILGNSGL; encoded by the coding sequence ATGCAAGACAAACTGACCGAGCTACGAGAGACCCTTGTCGAACTGCAGCGCGAACTACGCGAAGTGGACCAACTAGACGCCGATACCAAGTCGCGTCTGGAAGGGGTCATGGAATCGATCAATGACGCGCTGCATCGCGAAGACACCGACGCGTTGTCGCATCCGTCGCTGCGAGAAACGATCCACGAACGGAACTCGCAGCTGGAAGACAGCAGCTACCCGTCGCTCACCCGCATTCTAAACAATCTGGCCGACATCCTCGGCAACAGCGGGCTGTAA
- a CDS encoding YheT family hydrolase translates to MQTVLGAYWYGHNIPYNARQHLVLFDDGDQIVLHDDRPKGWKPGDRTVLLIHGLGGSHSSGYIVRIAHTLNSLGIRTFRVDLRGCGAGHNLAKRPFHAGCSDDIAHCVEAISALCMGSPLTLCGFSMGANIALKLAGEMGNGRIGGIDSVMAVAPPIDLAHCCTNMNRGFNRLYDWDFSRRLVSLVEGRLAQDENFYDGFRFTEKPARLIEFDSVFTAPQCGFDSAEDYYAKASAAFVLPDVKVPGLILTADDDSVVPVQIFDKHPRSGSVELEITRGGGHLGFITSKSIVPDRRWMDHRVVQWIASLDSRKTISRKELSSADTCSSPV, encoded by the coding sequence GTGCAGACCGTTCTTGGTGCCTATTGGTATGGGCACAACATTCCCTACAACGCCCGGCAGCACCTGGTTCTTTTTGACGACGGTGACCAAATTGTCCTGCATGACGACCGCCCCAAAGGATGGAAACCGGGCGATCGCACGGTTCTGTTGATTCACGGCCTCGGCGGTTCTCACAGTAGCGGGTATATCGTCCGAATCGCGCACACGCTCAATTCGCTCGGCATCCGAACGTTCCGGGTAGACCTACGAGGTTGCGGGGCCGGGCACAACTTGGCCAAACGTCCCTTCCATGCCGGTTGCAGCGACGACATCGCGCATTGCGTGGAAGCGATCAGCGCTTTGTGCATGGGGTCGCCGCTAACCTTGTGTGGCTTCAGCATGGGGGCCAATATCGCCCTGAAACTGGCCGGCGAAATGGGCAACGGACGCATCGGGGGGATCGATAGCGTGATGGCCGTCGCACCGCCGATCGACTTGGCCCACTGCTGCACGAACATGAACCGTGGCTTCAATCGCTTATACGACTGGGACTTCTCCCGGCGACTGGTAAGCCTGGTCGAAGGACGCCTGGCCCAGGACGAAAATTTTTACGATGGCTTCCGCTTCACCGAGAAGCCTGCTCGTCTGATTGAGTTTGATTCGGTTTTCACCGCACCGCAGTGCGGCTTTGACTCGGCCGAAGACTACTACGCCAAGGCAAGTGCGGCATTCGTACTACCGGACGTCAAAGTCCCTGGCCTCATTCTTACCGCCGATGACGACAGCGTTGTCCCGGTCCAGATCTTCGACAAGCACCCCCGTTCGGGAAGTGTCGAGCTGGAAATTACCCGCGGTGGTGGGCATCTTGGTTTCATCACCTCGAAAAGCATTGTGCCCGATCGCCGCTGGATGGATCACCGCGTGGTGCAGTGGATCGCCAGTCTCGATTCGCGTAAGACGATATCTCGTAAAGAATTGTCTTCCGCAGACACTTGTTCTTCCCCCGTCTAA
- a CDS encoding carboxy terminal-processing peptidase, protein MANVRGNWTNLRHPVFFLFTVVATFATLVVASLMPKDAPAQAPLAGQDRHLPERHISRMVSRLLLRDHLSSAPLDDKMSQRAFDKFLKFWDPLKLYFTEADVAEFAANRNLLDDQIRSGNTEFAHKVFERFIQRTLERVQTVDDLLANHEFNFEDDEVFVTDGDKVNYPANAAEATDRWRKRLKYDLLTQLADDKTLEEAKERIGKRYHSYARRIGQTSEDELLEVFLTSVTSAYDPHTTYMSPGTLENFNIQMRLNLEGIGAALMSEDGYCKVSKVIPGGAADKHGKKNADEKLEPGDFIVSVGQGTDSEMVDVIDMKLNDVVDMIRGKANTIVRLGVKKKGKGETKIYDITRAKVELKDSEARGEIIEQQTPDGRKMKIGWIDLPSFYLDMEAARSGNPNVKRSTIDVARLLADFRQKGVEAVVLDLRRNGGGSLTEAIDLTGLFIDQGPVVQVKDAENNVHPYEDMNRGMLWDGPLVVLTSKMSASASEILAGAIQDYGRGIVVGDVQTHGKGTVQTLLDLGREELMGANPVNPPSLGALKITLQKFYRPSGKSTQLKGVEADVSLPALTANMDIAEGDLDYPVPFDTVQTTRYPVSNANAAPLVAELNRLSGQRVQSSEGFSKMNKMIETYLQQKDKKQVDLNKQKFMAEYEALSEREKEIESLVGETDEDPNEIVDRDYYFDEVINITEDYVRLLEQQKVAANN, encoded by the coding sequence ATGGCAAACGTTCGAGGGAATTGGACTAACCTGCGCCATCCCGTGTTCTTCCTATTTACCGTAGTTGCTACCTTCGCCACGCTTGTGGTTGCCTCGTTGATGCCCAAGGATGCACCAGCCCAGGCCCCTCTTGCTGGGCAAGATCGTCATCTTCCCGAGCGACACATCTCGCGAATGGTTTCTCGACTACTACTTCGCGACCACCTTTCGAGTGCCCCACTGGACGATAAGATGTCGCAGCGGGCGTTCGACAAATTCCTGAAATTTTGGGATCCGCTCAAACTGTACTTCACCGAGGCCGATGTCGCCGAATTCGCGGCCAATCGCAATTTATTGGACGATCAGATCCGCAGCGGCAACACCGAGTTCGCCCATAAGGTTTTTGAACGCTTCATTCAGCGAACGCTGGAACGCGTACAAACGGTCGACGATCTGCTCGCCAATCACGAATTCAATTTCGAGGATGACGAAGTCTTTGTCACCGACGGCGACAAGGTCAACTATCCAGCCAATGCAGCGGAAGCGACCGACCGTTGGCGTAAGCGTTTAAAGTACGATCTGCTGACCCAGTTGGCCGACGACAAGACGCTGGAAGAAGCCAAAGAACGCATCGGCAAGCGTTATCACAGCTATGCCCGCCGTATCGGTCAAACGAGCGAAGACGAACTACTGGAAGTCTTTTTGACCTCGGTAACTTCGGCTTACGACCCACACACCACCTACATGTCCCCTGGCACGCTCGAGAATTTCAATATTCAAATGCGGCTTAACCTGGAAGGGATCGGGGCAGCTCTGATGTCGGAAGATGGCTACTGCAAGGTTTCTAAAGTGATTCCTGGCGGAGCAGCCGACAAGCACGGCAAGAAGAACGCCGATGAAAAGCTGGAACCGGGCGACTTCATTGTCAGTGTCGGCCAAGGCACCGACAGCGAAATGGTCGATGTGATCGACATGAAGCTGAACGATGTCGTCGACATGATCCGCGGTAAAGCCAACACGATCGTTCGTCTGGGCGTGAAAAAGAAGGGTAAAGGCGAGACCAAGATCTACGACATTACCCGTGCCAAGGTCGAACTGAAAGACAGCGAAGCCCGTGGCGAAATCATCGAGCAACAAACGCCCGATGGACGCAAAATGAAGATCGGTTGGATCGACCTGCCGTCGTTCTATCTCGATATGGAAGCCGCTCGCTCAGGCAACCCGAACGTCAAGCGAAGCACAATCGACGTCGCTCGCTTGCTGGCTGATTTCCGCCAGAAGGGCGTCGAAGCCGTCGTGCTTGACCTGCGTCGTAACGGTGGTGGTAGCTTGACTGAAGCGATCGACCTGACCGGGTTGTTTATCGACCAAGGTCCTGTTGTTCAGGTTAAAGACGCCGAAAACAACGTCCATCCTTACGAGGACATGAACCGCGGCATGCTGTGGGACGGTCCACTGGTCGTGCTCACCAGCAAGATGAGCGCCAGTGCCAGTGAAATTCTCGCCGGTGCGATCCAGGACTACGGTCGCGGGATTGTCGTCGGTGACGTGCAAACCCACGGCAAAGGAACCGTGCAGACGCTATTGGACCTGGGCCGCGAAGAATTGATGGGTGCCAACCCGGTCAATCCTCCGTCGCTGGGTGCTTTGAAGATCACGCTGCAGAAGTTCTATCGCCCTAGCGGCAAGAGCACGCAGCTCAAAGGCGTCGAAGCCGATGTTTCGCTGCCGGCCCTGACCGCCAACATGGACATCGCCGAAGGGGACCTCGATTACCCGGTTCCTTTCGACACCGTGCAGACGACCCGTTACCCGGTCAGCAATGCCAACGCGGCACCGCTGGTTGCGGAACTCAATCGTCTGTCCGGCCAGCGGGTTCAATCGTCCGAAGGTTTCTCGAAGATGAACAAGATGATCGAGACCTATCTGCAGCAGAAAGACAAGAAGCAGGTCGACCTCAACAAGCAGAAGTTCATGGCCGAATACGAAGCTTTGAGCGAACGCGAAAAGGAGATCGAAAGCCTGGTTGGCGAAACGGATGAAGATCCGAACGAAATCGTCGATCGCGATTACTACTTCGACGAAGTGATCAACATCACCGAAGACTACGTTCGCCTGCTGGAACAACAAAAGGTCGCCGCGAACAACTAA
- a CDS encoding sigma 54-interacting transcriptional regulator — MAIYSYLKTISGNGPGKNFPLDDSRDNLIGRGLECDVTLIDPLCSRVHAAIFLRNGKWFVKDRESRNGSYLDDQPIDEAVLKDGCRLKIGDTEFSFNNSAQPPTSHDELPPSITQTIVRNMPVNPQDTNLIALKELKDYQQAERLLLLHQFAIRLLGEEDPSTIIQVTLEMVKEQTKAVVVGFLWLSDDGQLRAKRVYPEDTEGPAPLSEALTEIVTQKGNAVWIANEAHGDTSKKLTHFADAICVPLIHKKKAFGALHLYRKQERFWHNELDFAISVGNILTIALLRAWKATQLQASYQQLVDKSAAFDELIGESPAMGELKQKISRISKAGGCVLVRGESGSGKELVARALHKASNRADRPMLSVNCAALPENLIESQLFGHRKGAFTGADSDHIGFFQQADTGTLFLDEVGELTLDGQAKLLRILEGHPFLPLGATKEVSVDVRVIAATNRDLAEFVREKRFREDLYYRLSVFELYIPPLRDRGDDVLQLADHFLEHFRKTHGRPLLTLSDSAKQKLADYGWPGNVRQLRNVIDSSVVLADGESIQPHDLGLRDAGLNEPESLRFDFWEKKLIEEALSRTGGSIPEAVKLLGTSRATLYRKIEEYQIQR; from the coding sequence ATGGCAATTTACAGCTACCTTAAAACGATCTCAGGCAATGGTCCGGGGAAGAACTTTCCCTTAGATGACTCGCGCGACAACCTCATCGGTCGTGGTCTCGAGTGCGATGTAACCTTGATCGACCCCCTCTGTTCGCGGGTGCATGCGGCCATTTTTCTGCGCAACGGCAAATGGTTTGTGAAAGACCGTGAAAGCCGTAACGGCAGTTATTTGGACGATCAGCCGATTGACGAAGCGGTATTAAAAGACGGATGTCGACTCAAGATTGGCGACACGGAATTTAGTTTTAATAACAGTGCTCAGCCCCCCACTTCGCACGACGAGCTTCCGCCGAGCATCACGCAGACGATCGTCCGCAATATGCCGGTCAATCCGCAAGATACCAACCTGATAGCACTTAAAGAGCTTAAGGACTATCAGCAAGCCGAGCGGCTGCTGCTTTTGCACCAGTTTGCGATCCGGCTATTGGGCGAAGAAGACCCCAGCACCATCATTCAAGTCACTTTAGAGATGGTGAAGGAGCAAACTAAAGCGGTTGTTGTCGGATTTTTATGGCTCAGCGACGATGGACAGTTAAGAGCCAAGCGAGTTTATCCTGAAGACACCGAAGGCCCGGCTCCTTTAAGCGAAGCCCTGACCGAGATAGTCACCCAAAAAGGGAATGCGGTTTGGATCGCCAACGAGGCCCACGGCGACACCAGCAAAAAGCTGACTCACTTTGCCGATGCGATCTGTGTCCCACTCATTCATAAGAAGAAGGCCTTCGGGGCGCTACATCTGTACCGTAAGCAGGAACGTTTCTGGCATAACGAACTCGATTTCGCGATATCGGTCGGAAATATCCTGACGATTGCCTTGCTGCGTGCCTGGAAAGCGACCCAGTTGCAAGCCAGTTATCAGCAGTTGGTCGACAAGTCGGCAGCGTTCGACGAGTTGATCGGCGAGAGCCCTGCGATGGGTGAGTTAAAGCAAAAAATCTCGCGAATCTCGAAAGCTGGCGGCTGTGTTTTAGTGCGGGGTGAAAGTGGCAGCGGCAAAGAGCTGGTCGCCAGGGCCCTACACAAGGCTTCGAATCGAGCCGATCGTCCGATGCTCAGCGTCAATTGTGCGGCACTGCCCGAGAATCTGATCGAGAGCCAACTGTTCGGCCATCGAAAGGGTGCGTTCACCGGGGCCGATTCCGATCATATTGGCTTTTTTCAGCAAGCCGACACGGGAACTTTGTTTTTAGACGAGGTCGGCGAGCTGACGCTCGATGGTCAGGCAAAGCTGCTCAGAATCTTGGAAGGTCATCCGTTTCTTCCCTTAGGAGCCACTAAGGAAGTCAGCGTCGACGTTCGTGTGATCGCCGCGACTAACCGAGATTTGGCCGAATTCGTTCGTGAGAAACGATTTCGGGAAGATCTCTATTACCGTTTGAGTGTTTTTGAGTTATACATTCCTCCGCTTCGAGATCGCGGAGACGACGTTCTCCAGCTGGCGGATCATTTTCTAGAGCACTTCCGAAAGACGCATGGGCGACCTTTGCTAACCCTGTCGGACAGTGCCAAGCAGAAACTTGCTGATTATGGCTGGCCTGGCAATGTGCGTCAGCTTCGAAATGTGATCGATAGTAGCGTCGTTTTGGCGGATGGCGAGTCGATTCAACCGCATGATTTAGGCTTACGCGACGCAGGCCTGAACGAACCAGAGTCGTTAAGGTTTGACTTTTGGGAAAAGAAATTGATCGAAGAAGCCCTCTCCCGAACTGGAGGGAGCATCCCAGAAGCCGTAAAATTACTCGGTACAAGCCGCGCAACCCTGTATCGCAAGATCGAAGAATACCAAATTCAGCGATAG